The Syngnathus typhle isolate RoL2023-S1 ecotype Sweden linkage group LG1, RoL_Styp_1.0, whole genome shotgun sequence genome includes a window with the following:
- the enpp6 gene encoding glycerophosphocholine cholinephosphodiesterase ENPP6 encodes MACSTFILVSVLLLMAAGQLCLAVHPLLVFLIDGFRYDYMDDLNALPGFKELVSRGVKVDSMKPDFPSLSYPNYYSLMTGRHCDVHQMTGNYMWDESSGKEFLIGLNSDSRLPLWWNGSEPLWVTLQKLGKKVFMYYWPGCEVEILGVRPTFCEEYIYNPSMANLTDSIERSLNILKSGDANMAAIYYEKIDVEGHHFGPDSPQIKTALQQLDTAMQMLNSKIKEKDMLNQVNVVMFSDHGMTKIEWMDKVIELDKYINMSDVVKMMDKGPVVSLWIQGDKFQQVHEALSKLPNIHAYAREDIPDSFHYKAGKFVAPLTLVADPGWFIIQNKDKLPYWKNDSSGETSAWQNGWHGYDNDFKDMGGFFLAAGPDFKQNFRALPIQSVDVYNVLCRTLGVEPLPNNGSWSRVENFLNSSGGLHLPTTQWICWLALLETLLALWYYF; translated from the exons ATGGCCTGCTCCACATTTATCTTGGTGTCCGTGCTGCTGCTGATGGCAGCGGGGCAGCTGTGTCTCGCGGTCCATCCACTACTCGTGTTCCTGATCGATGGTTTTCGTTACGACTACATGGACGACCTGAACGCACTACCTGGCTTTAAGGAGCTTGTGTCCAGAGGGGTGAAAGTAGACTCCATGAAGCCGGACTTCCCGAGTTTATCCTACCCGAACTACTACTCATTAATGACAG GCCGTCACTGTGATGTCCATCAGATGACTGGAAACTACATGTGGGACGAATCCTCTGGAAAGGAGTTTCTGATCGGGCTCAATTCCGACAGCAGGTTGCCTTTATGGTGGAATGGATCAGAGCCACTATGGGTCACTTTGCAGAAGCTTGGAAAGAAAGTTTTTATGTACTACTGGCCAG GCTGTGAGGTTGAGATtctgggagttcgcccaacatTCTGTGAAGAGTACATCTACAATCCATCAATGGCAAACCTAACGGATTCAATTGAACGTTCTCTCAACATACTCAA GTCAGGTGATGCAAACATGGCAGCAATATATTATGAGAAAATCGACGTAGAGGGACACCACTTTGGTCCAGACTCCCCTCAGATCAAAACAGCACTGCAACAACTGGACACTGCAATGCAGATGCTGAACTCCAAAATTAAG GAGAAGGACATGTTGAATCAGGTCAACGTTGTGATGTTTTCAGACCATGGCATGACAAAAATTGAATGGATGGACAAGGTGATTGAGTTGGACAAGTATATCAACATGTCAGATGTTGTCAAGATGATGGACAAAGGACCAGTTGTCAGTTTGTGGATCCAAGGAGACAAGTTCCAACAG GTGCATGAAGCTTTGTCCAAATTGCCAAACATCCATGCTTATGCCAGAGAGGATATCCCTGACAGCTTCCATTATAAAGCAGGAAAGTTTGTTGCCCCTCTGACACTGGTGGCTGATCCTGGCTGGTTCATCATCCAG AATAAGGATAAGCTCCCATACTGGAAAAATGACTCCAGTGGGGAGACCTCGGCATGGCAAAATGGCTGGCATGGTTACGACAATGATTTTAAAGACATGGGCGGCTTTTTCTTGGCAGCAGGACCTG ACTTCAAGCAGAATTTCCGTGCTCTTCCTATCCAATCTGTGGACGTCTATAACGTATTATGTCGGACATTGGGAGTGGAACCTTTGCCAAATAATGGGTCCTGGTCCCGGGTTGAGAATTTCCTCAACAGTTCTGGTGGTCTGCACTTGCCCACAACCCAGTGGATCTGCTGGTTAGCCTTATTAGAAACCCTGCTGGCACTGTGgtattatttttaa